AATTATTTAACAAATTAGAAGTGCTTTTAAGCATTGTACCTTTTAATTCTGTAATCCAAACTTTGTTTATATTTTTATTTGCATTGCATAATGTTTCAATAAATTTAGCTGAGAGTGGTACTTTTTCGTTTATTATTTGAGAAAAAGAAGACTTAGAGTAGCCTAGTTTTTTAGCTAAATCAGCATCATTATCTGCAAATCCATCAAAAATAAGCCATTTACTTAACTTCTTAACTCGTTCTATTTTAGTCATTTATAATATTATTTTCGATTAATATAAATAAAGTTTCGATTTTTACGGAAAAACATAAACTTTGTTTATATATTTGTAAAACAAAATACAATACATAAGTTTTAAAAACAATTTTAAAAACATAGTATAAAAAACAAAGATATGAAAATAAGAATTGCACCTGAGTTTAAAAATCAAATGGCAAAAGAATTTAATACAAGTAAGCAAAACGTAATGATGGCTCTTAAGGATTATAACCAGTCTGATCTTGCCAAGAAGATCCGTGCAAGGGCTAAAACACTTTTGTTAGAGGAAGCTGAAAAAATACAAATTGAGAATCTGTGACAATTGAAGTGTTTAAACAGCAAATCCCTCGCTTTGTCTGGCTTGTAAACCACAGCAGGAAAATAAAATACCATTTAAACAACGTTTAAATTATGTACGAATATCATAACAACACACTTTCTATACCCGCACGGCTTCTTTTTGATGACTGGGGATTAATTTCATATGACAACTATCAGAACCTATGTAAAAGAGGAAAATTAGTCCGCACAAAGGAAGGACGCGGACCAGGTAACGAGCCTTTTGTAAGTTTTCACGATTTGCCTGTTCATAAAGGTGTTGATTTCAAGAAAGTATGCATTGAAGGCCTTGGAGAACCCAAAGAAGTTGTTGTTAGAAATCAACTTGAAAATTATATCCTTCCTGATCCAAAAGCCATTAAGTTTTTTGCAGAACATCGAAAACCCTGCGGAAAACCATTATCTCTGGAAGATCAAAGAGAAAAAGCAACAAACGTTACCATTTTAAACGCAATTCAAACAGTACTGAACAATCCTTCTATTAAATATAAAATGTTTGGGCGAAAAAAAACTCAGATTTGGCAAAATATCAGCGAGGCGGTTAATGCTGTTAATCCTAAAAAATGGACCTATTCATTACCGGGTAATCCTCGAAGATTAAAAGCAAAATACGAGGAATATATACCAAATAAATACGAGGTTTTTTTGCACAAAGGTGAGGGTCAGAAAAATGCACAGATCATTAAAGACGAGATAGCTGATTTTATACTAGCTAAATATTGTTTACCAATCAAGATGTCTATACCAGAAGTATTAAAGGATTATGAACGTGAAGCGACAAAACATAATTGGAAGTTTTTGACCGAACCAGCTGTTTATAACTTCTTACATCAGCCAGAACAGGAACGTATCTGGACACTCGCACGCCACGGATTGTCTGCTTACAACAAAAAGTACAAGCACACCCTGACTAGGGATAGATCAGAATGGTTTCCTAATGCATATTGGGCTATTGACGGAACAAAACTGGATTGGATCCACTACTGGGATGATTCGACCAATAAAATGGGGGCAAAACTTAAAATTGACGTGATGTTTGATGTGTACAGTGAAAAGATCATAGGTTGGGATATCTCATTTACCGAAAGCCATATTGAGCATTTCAAAACCATTAAAATGGCAGTCAATGAAGCGCAATGCCGTCCTTATTATCTGACTTATGACCATCAAGGAGGTCACAAAATGGACAGAATGCAGGCTCTTTATGATTCTCTGGTCGCTATTGACAAAGGTACACATCACCCGAACAAGGCAAAAAACCACTCAAACCCTGCTGAAAATCTTTTTGCACGCATTCAGCAGGAAGTCATTACCAAATTTTGGTTTTCGGATGGACAAAGTATAACTGTAAAAAGAGATGATAATAAAATGAATGCTGATTTTATTCTGGAGAATAAAGCACATCTGAAAACGGTTGATGAGCTACAAAAAGCGTGGATAGCTGCTGTAAATATATGGAACGATGGCGAACATCCACACTTTGATAAAACATCAAGAAACCAAGTATATCAACACGAAATGCCAATGAAAGAGCCACTAACGCTTTGGGAAATAATGGATAAAATGTGGATAGACGAAACTAAACGACTAGTGACTTACAAATCGAGCGGAATGAAAGTGGAGCTTTCTGGTAAGAAATATGAATTTGAGGTCTATGATGGTAATGGAGATGTTGATCTAGATTTTAGATACAAAAATATAGGCAAAAAATTTAAAGTGCGCTATGATCCGGATTTCATAGAAGATGGATATGTGCAGCTATACGAGAAGGATGCAAAAAATAATTATGTATGGATTGCAAACGCTGAACCTAAACGGAAGCATCAGAATATACCAGCTTTAATGAAAGAAGGACAAAAAGAGCAATGGCTTGCTGATATGGAGGTTAGAAAGCTGGAACTGCAGCGTACACAAAGAGAACTAAAGGCGCTGGAAGCCCGAACAAACATCAACCGAGACACATTAAGAGAGGACACCGATTTAATTATAAAAATGGGCGGAAATGTTACCAAAGTAGAACAGTTAATAGCTGAAGCCGTAGATCAAGAATACGATTTTTAACCTAATCAAAAAAACAATGACAACAGACCAAAAACAACAAATTGTAAAAGAAATAAAGCACCTATGCGCTTTGACATCACAAAATAAAGTAGCCACTAAGGCTGGTGTATCATCGGCTACCATAAGCCAAATGATAAACGAAAACTGGGCTTTAATTAAAGATGAAATGTGGAGAAAAGTAAAAGTAAAACTTCGCATTGAATTAGATTGGAAAACAGCACAAACTACCAATTTAGAATATATCTACCGTCATGCCGAAAAAGCAAAAGAAAAGTCTATCAGTTTTGGAATTTCATACGATGCTGGGGCTGGAAAAAGTCAAGCTTATAAGTTAATAGCAAGCACATTACCGAATGTCATTTATATTGAATGTAAGACTTTCTGGAAGTCGAAAAGTTACGCAAAGGCATTGGTTACAGCTTGTGGTCTAGATGATTTTGGAACTACGGAAGATTTAGTAGAGCGTTTTATTGATCATTTGAGTGGATTGGATAAACCCTTAGTAATCATTGATCAAATGGATAAGTTAAAAGATGGTTCTATGGATTTCTTCATCGATTTTTATAATGATTTGGTTGGGCACTGCGGCTTTTTACTTTCGGGAGTACCGGCACTAGAAAAGAGGATCAAACGAGGTGTTAAGGCAGATCGTTCAGGATACTTTGAATTGTGGTCACGCATAGGTAGAAAGTTTTTAAAACTAAAACCTGCCACTCTTTCTGATGTTAAGGCTATTTGCATCGAAAATGGAGTAGTCGACGAAAATAGAATAGAACTCATTTTTGATAATTGCGAAGGCGATTTAAGAAGAGTTAAGCAGGATGTTGAGAGTTATTTTCTAAATCAAAAAAAAGTGGCTTAAAATGATAAAAGTACCTAGGGCATACAGTTACGAGGATATTGAAAGAATAAAATTTAAAACTATAAAAGTAGATGAAGAATGGCAGGAACACCTAGGCGAACCGCAATTAGGAAATAGTCATTGGTTGGTTTATGGAGGTTCTGGACACGGTAAAACATCTTATACGCTGCAGGTTGTTAAACAAATTTGCCAAAACTCTCAACCTGTGCATTATAACACTTCGGAAGAGGGAATGAAAAAGGGTTTTAAAATGGCTCTGATAAGAAACAATATGAAGGGGGTTTCAGGTTTCAATTATCATCAGGAAAACATTGCACAGTTAACAGCAAGATTAAGCAGACAGCGACAGCCTAAGATAGTAGTTATTGACTCGGTTCAATACTTCTTCAGGAAGTTGAGAAGTGAACATTATTTTGACTTTATCAGCCAGTTTCAGAACACAACGTTCATTTGGATTTCCGGAGCAGATGGAAAAAAGCCAAAAGGAAAAATTGCCGATGACATTTACTATGACGCCGATATAGTAGTAAATGTTACAGATTATCAAGCAATAATTGAGAAAAATAGATTTGAAGCCTACGAGCCTCGTTTAATATGGCAAAAAGGATATAACGATAGACAAGTAAAACTATTAGAAAAGGGATAAGTTATGAAAACAACAACACAAAATCAAATCCAGGATTATCTACAATGGTCAACAGAAGAGTACGAAGACCGACTAATATTAAGTATGATGGTATGGTGCCAGCATCATGGACATTATCCAAGTATAGTACAACAACTCTTGGCCAATGCAGCATTAAACAAATGGTTTATGATGGAACATCAAAAATGTGAATTACAGTTTTTAAAAATTGTAGCTGTTATTCCGCCGCAACCTGACCAGCTTTTGGCACACTATAAAGCTTGCACCGCCCAAATGATGATAAAACATCCGCGAGCTTTAATCGAAAAAATTAAGCGAAACAAAGATTTTTCTAACCTTTTACTGACTCACACGCCGGTTTATTATTCAAACTAAAATGACAGCACAGCAGATAAAAAACAAAATATCCGATTTGGAACAGTGGTTACGAGACAACCCAAACCACATGAACAGAACAACAATCGAATCAGATCTGAGGGATCTGAGAAAAGCACAGCAGATAAAAAGCAAAGCAAATAAGTACGCAAATGATTAACAAACAAATAATTCAAAGGCTGTCAGATCTGCACAATGTTTTGTATTTCTGTTCAGAACAGCAAAAGTATGGACGTATTTACGTCTTTACAAGCGCAGAAAGGATCTGCATAAATCAGGAACGAGGTTCTTTACTCTCTCAGATTAATTTATCAAACAGATCCGATGAAATCAGGTACTACCAAATAACACCGGCATTAGAAGCAAAAGTGAAGCTCACACTTCACAAAGTAGATCAAACAACCTGGGCGCATTTAATTCCCAACCCTTTCAATGACTAAAAAAATAGAAAACATTATCGTAAAAGACGCAATTATTATGGAAACACTAGACATTACAAAATTATCAGCTGAAGACAAAAAAGCACTAATGGATCAATTAGCTGCAGAAGAAAAAGCAAGTAAGCAAAAAGCAAGATCAGATAAGGCCGCTTATAAAGAGTTGTCTACTGAGTTTCTGATGAGCAATATTGATCCGCTGATCGAACGACAAAACAATATGGTTGAATTGGTAGAAAAAGTATTTACGAATTTCAGCGATGTTTTAAACTTAAAAAAGGACATCTACGGTCTTGATAAACTGGAACAGGAAAGCCACACCGTGACACACCCAGACGGATCATGCAGCATCACAATTGGTCACAATGTCACAATCACATTTGATGGAACTGAGACTGCCGGCATTCAGAAGATAATGGACTATATCACGGCACTATCAGGTGACGAACAGGACGAAAACAGTGTAAAGCTTACAAAAGCGGTTACACACCTTCTGAAACCAAACATCAAAACCGGAATGTTGAACCCTGCTAAGATTATCCAATTAAATCAAATGCGTGGAGACTTTAATTCACCAGAGTTTGACGAAGGGATGGACATTATAATCGAGGCTCAGAATCGAACAAAAGGCAGTTCTTATGTCAGCGGTTACAAATTCGTAGAAGTTGGCGAGAATCGCACAAAAAAGGTCGAATTCAGGTTTACAGTTTAGCAATGGATAAGTATCTCAGCGCACTGATTTTAGTAACCGGCTTATTGATCGCCACGAACAGAAAGCCAATCACCTCATTTATTGAGTTTATGAGTTTCAAAATTAAAATAACCTTAAAGCATCGACAGCATGATCGTAACCATTATACCGATTGAAGATCAGTCAAAATACAGTGTAAATGGTAAAACAATAGCCATGCATACTCAATTTGGCTGGATGAGTTTTATAGAATTAACTAAAGTAGAACGTTTGGCCTTTCAGAGATATAGAGAGTTGATTATCGATAATACCAGATTCAAGACACATCCAAAATCAACATTCAAAACGCATTAAACGCACACTT
This portion of the Flavobacterium gelatinilyticum genome encodes:
- a CDS encoding ATP-binding protein — encoded protein: MTTDQKQQIVKEIKHLCALTSQNKVATKAGVSSATISQMINENWALIKDEMWRKVKVKLRIELDWKTAQTTNLEYIYRHAEKAKEKSISFGISYDAGAGKSQAYKLIASTLPNVIYIECKTFWKSKSYAKALVTACGLDDFGTTEDLVERFIDHLSGLDKPLVIIDQMDKLKDGSMDFFIDFYNDLVGHCGFLLSGVPALEKRIKRGVKADRSGYFELWSRIGRKFLKLKPATLSDVKAICIENGVVDENRIELIFDNCEGDLRRVKQDVESYFLNQKKVA
- a CDS encoding AAA family ATPase translates to MIKVPRAYSYEDIERIKFKTIKVDEEWQEHLGEPQLGNSHWLVYGGSGHGKTSYTLQVVKQICQNSQPVHYNTSEEGMKKGFKMALIRNNMKGVSGFNYHQENIAQLTARLSRQRQPKIVVIDSVQYFFRKLRSEHYFDFISQFQNTTFIWISGADGKKPKGKIADDIYYDADIVVNVTDYQAIIEKNRFEAYEPRLIWQKGYNDRQVKLLEKG
- a CDS encoding DUF3164 family protein, whose protein sequence is MTKKIENIIVKDAIIMETLDITKLSAEDKKALMDQLAAEEKASKQKARSDKAAYKELSTEFLMSNIDPLIERQNNMVELVEKVFTNFSDVLNLKKDIYGLDKLEQESHTVTHPDGSCSITIGHNVTITFDGTETAGIQKIMDYITALSGDEQDENSVKLTKAVTHLLKPNIKTGMLNPAKIIQLNQMRGDFNSPEFDEGMDIIIEAQNRTKGSSYVSGYKFVEVGENRTKKVEFRFTV